TTTTGGAGACACtcgagtctgaatttaaaaggcAGCCATGTTTTCTTAGGCATATTACCTAAGTGTTCTGAGtctgtttctttaaataattGGAACAAGTCTACCTTGTGAAAATATGAAGTGAAATTGTGTATACTTAGCTATCGcccaaaatataataaatgctgAATATAGCCACTGTCCTTGTTGCATTTCTGCAACATACCCAGGGAGTGGAAGCAATGTCCTAGTTGACTGTATACCATGTGATTTAAAAAGACTTGGGTCTgactttaactttttatttatctgagttttttttccccctgaatgtATGTCTGAATCATGTGTGTGcccggtgcccacagaggtcaaaagggGTCTTAGATCCTTTGGAAGCTcgttagatggttgtgagccattatacTGCTTCTggaaattgaatctgggtcctctgctagtaaattttttttaaggtcatttgtttatttgcctttcctaaaaaactttcttttctcatttttatagtgAACATCCCAAAATAGAATTTTACTTGAAAAACTTTACTTCAGCCAAAGATGTCTTGTTTGCCATAAAAGAAGTAGGTTTCCGAGGGGGTAACTCCAACACAGGTAAGCACACAGGTGCTTAGAGACTCGACCTGAAAGCCCTATGCCCTAGGACAGTTCTCCTAGCACTTCAGTTTTGGCAGGATATGCATATCATCACCTGACAACTCTCTATAATGGAAAATATACCAATGGGTtagctgatttttctttctttttggttttttggagacaagagttctctatgtagctctggctatcctggaactgtataccagattggcctcaaactcaagagatgcacctgcctctgcctccccagtgctggcattaaagatgtgcatcaccgctgggcgtggtggcgcacacctttaaccccagcacttgggaggcagaggcaggcagatttctgagttcgaggcNNNNNNNNNNNNNNNNNNNNNNNNNaaaaaaaaaaaaaaaaaagatgtgcatcaccatggCTGATGctaataattcttaaaaacaaaacaaaaactctacatCATTCGGAGTTTATAATCCTTACATTAGATAggtcatttataataataataaaaaaaatcaacagactTAACCAATGAAGATGGGGCAGACTTTGGGAGGCTCCTTGTTCCCCAGCTGTCCTCATAGGTGAGGAGGGGCAAGAGTACATGACAGATGCGGGTGTGGTTTGTTGGTACTGTTAACTGAAGGAAATGTGAGACTTCTGGAAGGTGGAGGGGAAGCATTGTGGGTTGTGAAAGCCAAAACTAggtctgaagaaaaataaaaatctttttctaaCTGAATTCCATGCGTTATATTCTCAACGGCATCAAGTTATTTCCCTGAAATAGAAATATAATCTGAGTTACTACAAATGCtgctcatttgcttgtttttagggAAAGCCTTGAAGCATACTGCTCAGAAATTCTTTACAGCAGACACTGGTGTGAGAAAAGGAATACCAAAAGTGGTGGTAGTGTTTATTGATGGTTGGCCCTCTGATGACATTGAGGAAGCAGGCATTGTGGCCAGAGAGTTTGGTGTCAATGTATTTATAGTTTCTGTGGCCAAGCCCATTCCTGAAGAACTGGGGATGGTTCAAGATGTTGCATTTGTTGACAAGGTAAGGTGCAAGGATTCTTGCTAGTGGGGAGGAGTGATTCAGTTTTGGGCCGACAAGCCCCTAACTAGATTAATGAACATAAAATGTTTGGTATGAGCCTAGACGAataaacctgtaatcccagctattcAATGAGGCCAAGGCAAcaggttcagggccagcctaTACAACTAAGACCcctaactcaaaataaaaagtaacaaaggGCTGGGTACACATACATAAGGTTCTAGGTTCATTCTCCAGTACTACATAATTTGCAAAACTTTGCAAACTTTAAGCAACTTTTGACTTTTGGGGTGTATTTTGTCTTTTCCCATTAGGCTGTGTGTCGGAATAATGGCTTCTTCTCTTATCACATGCCCAACTGGTTTGGCACTACAAAATATGTAAAGCCTCTGGTGCAGAAGCTCTGTACGCACGAACAGATGATGTGCAGCAAAACCTGTTACAACTCAGTGAACATTGCCTTTCTGATTGACGGCTCCAGCAGTGTTGGAGATAGCAATTTCCGCCTCATGCTAGAATTTGTTTCTAACATAGCAAAGACATTTGAAATCTCAGACATTGGAGCCAAGATAGCTGCTGTACAGTTCACTTATGACCAGCGCACAGAATTCAGTTTCACTGACTATAATACTAAAGAGAATGTCTTAGCTGTCCTAGCGAACATCCGCTACATGAGTGGTGGCACAGCTACTGGTGATGCCATTGCCTTTACTGTTAGAAATGTATTTGGTCCCATAAGGGACAGCCCCAACAAAAACTTCCTGGTTATTGTCACAGATGGGCAGTCCTATGATGATGTCCGAGGCCCTGCTGCAGCTGCCCATGATGCAGGTAAGATGGTTGTCTTTTGTATTCGGATGAAGGAAGGGGTCCTGTGAATTCTAGGGGTCAGCATTTTGTAGAAAGGATCCTTGCAGTGTGAATTTATATATTCTATGTGCTTTGGAGTCTGAGCGAACTGAAATTCTTCCAAGCTCCACTGAAATCCCATTGGGAggttttgctattgtttttcgaaacggggtttctctgtgttaacagctctggctgtcccagaactcactttctGGACTAGGCTGACAAACTCagagctcctgcctctgccacccaagtgctggaattaaaggcgtgcgccaccaacaccCAGCTCAAGAaggggagtttttttttaattcaccaGATAGCTTTAAAGactagcaatttaaaaataacaatataattttTTGAAACATTTGAGTATTTTTCCCATGAAGGTCATGaaagggcattggatgccctggaactggagttattatagatgtttgtgaactatgtgggtgctgaaaactaaACACAGGTCTGgtgcaagaacaacaaatgctcttacctgctgagccatctctccctctccaaaTCTAcaatttttaattgtaaaatgatTTGTCACTATAACTTCAAAGACTGAATTAGGACAAAGTTATTTCTAGCCCCCATTCCTCAGACAATGCAATCATCCCATTTATCTGTCATCTGTGTCAGACTCACTTTAATGTGCTTATTAGGACCCACTAGATGTCTGAAAGTGAAAATAGCAGGGAGTCCCTTCTCACCGCCATACGTGTGTCTGCTGCAGGGGCTTCAAAAACTATcaacttgattttctttctcttcctagtTTGTTCAGTGCAGTCTTGAATAGACTGACAATCTCAGTATTTTCATCAAGTTATTAATATGTAATTGCTGATGGCAAAGCTTATGGTTTTGACCAATTATTTTTGACATAATTAAAATGACTGTGGTCTACTTAAAAATTCAGCATAGATTTCACTTAAAAATTTATTAGGCAGTTTCCTCTGCAGTTATGTATTAATGTATGGAATATATAACTGTATGTAAGCTAAAcctatttttaacttatttgaaatatttccacTTTAGGTATCACCATCTTCTCTGTTGGTGTGGCTTGGGCACCTCTGGATGACCTGAAAGATATGGCCTCTAAACCCAAAGAGTCACACGCTTTCTTTACCAGAGAGTTCACAGGATTAGAACCAATTGTTTCTGATGTCATTAGAGGCATTTGTAGAGATTTCTTAGAATCCCAGCAATAAATGATACTCTGACAACTCAAGGAATACGTGCAAGGGGATATAATGTGCAAATTATGTTCTCAATGCCTATGTAACTTTATAGCTTACCAGTGTCAAAAAAAATACGTCAACAGTTGTTTAAAGCAAATGAACGTTCATTTGAAGCTCACAATTTTAGATTGGCCGAGAGTTGATAATCAGGCCCTTAGAAACTCAGGAAAGAAGAGGTATCATGGATTAACATTGGGAGTTCAAATATGCATTCAAGTGGATAGGTAAGCTACACAGCTCAATAAAAGAACCTGGCGCTTACACACAAAGTACTGTGCCCTCTTTAATCATTCTGCATTGACTATGCAAGGAACAGAACAGCTTTTAAACACAGATCAAGTATAAATATTTTGACCCATGTGGATGTTTTCTTAAAACCAGCCAAGAACAGACAGCTGTTATTATGTGCCCTAGACATAACTACACATTATATAGAATCATGTATCAAGCTTCTTTTGTAGTGTTTTCATAACTTAACGGCTGAAATACCACACTGAGTAAAGGTAGGATTGCCTGGTATTTTCCT
Above is a genomic segment from Mus pahari chromosome 7, PAHARI_EIJ_v1.1, whole genome shotgun sequence containing:
- the Coch gene encoding cochlin isoform X1 is translated as MPSSWIPALCLGAWLLVLLLPRLARAEGAVPIPVTCFTRGLDIRKEKADVLCPGGCSLEEFSVFGNIVYASVSSICGAAVHRGVIGTSGGPVRVYSLPGRENYSSVDANGIRSQMLSRWSASFAVTKGRSSTQEATGRAVSTAHPPSGKRLKKTPEKKTGNKDCKADIAFLIDGSFNIGQRRFNLQKNFVGKVALMLGIGTEGPHVGLVQASEHPKIEFYLKNFTSAKDVLFAIKEVGFRGGNSNTGKALKHTAQKFFTADTGVRKGIPKVVVVFIDGWPSDDIEEAGIVAREFGVNVFIVSVAKPIPEELGMVQDVAFVDKAVCRNNGFFSYHMPNWFGTTKYVKPLVQKLCTHEQMMCSKTCYNSVNIAFLIDGSSSVGDSNFRLMLEFVSNIAKTFEISDIGAKIAAVQFTYDQRTEFSFTDYNTKENVLAVLANIRYMSGGTATGDAIAFTVRNVFGPIRDSPNKNFLVIVTDGQSYDDVRGPAAAAHDAGITIFSVGVAWAPLDDLKDMASKPKESHAFFTREFTGLEPIVSDVIRGICRDFLESQQ
- the Coch gene encoding cochlin isoform X2 — protein: MPSSWIPALCLGAWLLVLLLPRLARAEGAVPIPVTCFTRGLDIRKEKADVLCPGGCSLEEFSVFGNIVYASVSSICGAAVHRGVIGTSGGPVRVYSLPGRENYSSVDANGIRSQMLSRWSASFAVTKGRSSTQEATGRAVSTAHPPSDCKADIAFLIDGSFNIGQRRFNLQKNFVGKVALMLGIGTEGPHVGLVQASEHPKIEFYLKNFTSAKDVLFAIKEVGFRGGNSNTGKALKHTAQKFFTADTGVRKGIPKVVVVFIDGWPSDDIEEAGIVAREFGVNVFIVSVAKPIPEELGMVQDVAFVDKAVCRNNGFFSYHMPNWFGTTKYVKPLVQKLCTHEQMMCSKTCYNSVNIAFLIDGSSSVGDSNFRLMLEFVSNIAKTFEISDIGAKIAAVQFTYDQRTEFSFTDYNTKENVLAVLANIRYMSGGTATGDAIAFTVRNVFGPIRDSPNKNFLVIVTDGQSYDDVRGPAAAAHDAGITIFSVGVAWAPLDDLKDMASKPKESHAFFTREFTGLEPIVSDVIRGICRDFLESQQ